In Beggiatoa leptomitoformis, the genomic window ACAATATTTTTATCTTTCTTGATTTGATGCGATGAAACGTTGCAACACAAATGATAAGGTATAAATTTGTATATTTCTGTAAATATCCGTAAAATTTAATTAAACATGCCAAAATCAGGCATAAAACTTGTATTTTTAATATTCAAACCTATTTTATAGAACGATTTATGAAATGCGTTCACTGTATTGTTTGTTGATGTCGGAGAAGAAAAATGCCTATTTATGAATATCGTTGTGACAGTTGCAGTCATGAGTTAGAAGTTTTGCAAAAAATGAGTGAATCCCCTTTAGAAGTCTGTCCTGCTTGTCATCAGAAAACCTTGGTTAAATTAATTTCTGCGTCTGGTTTTCAATTAAAGGGAACAGGTTGGTATGTAACAGACTTTAAAGGGGATAAAAAAAAGACTGATAGCAACACACCCTCAGCAGCTAGCAAACCCACCACCAGCACTAGCAGCGAGTAGTGCTAATCAGAATGCAGGCTCTTAACGCGAGTTACATGGGCTTGCAATAGGCTTTCTTACACATGGTTTACTGATAATAATGGCGAAACACCTTTTTAAACGTTGGTTACCACAAGCGCATCATGTGAGAACAAATCCAAAATTACAATTTTTGGGAACATGGTTACAGGATGGAAATTTGTGGCATTTAAACCGCCATTCTTTGTCAGGCGGTATGGCAGTAGGATTATTCGCTGCTTTTATTCCCATGCCTTTACAGATGTTACCTGCTGCAATCTTCGCCGTTTGGTTTCGCGTTAATTTACCATTGGCGGTTAGTCTGGTATGGATTACTAATCCTTTAACAATGCCACCTGTTTTTTATTTTGCTTATCGT contains:
- a CDS encoding DUF2062 domain-containing protein, with the protein product MAKHLFKRWLPQAHHVRTNPKLQFLGTWLQDGNLWHLNRHSLSGGMAVGLFAAFIPMPLQMLPAAIFAVWFRVNLPLAVSLVWITNPLTMPPVFYFAYRLGNYLLGGATEYETFEMSMDWFIDALDNIWIPLYLGSLILSCLFALLGYVITQGLWRYYVVRAWQKRKARRLAIPLRIT
- a CDS encoding FmdB family zinc ribbon protein; amino-acid sequence: MPIYEYRCDSCSHELEVLQKMSESPLEVCPACHQKTLVKLISASGFQLKGTGWYVTDFKGDKKKTDSNTPSAASKPTTSTSSE